Genomic segment of Ciona intestinalis unplaced genomic scaffold, KH HT000178.2, whole genome shotgun sequence:
TAGATGAACAAATCTGAGCAGGTGTCAAGTTCATGTACAGTTTCCAAGCTAGTTGTGGCTTCTTGTTCATTATATCTAAATACATTAATttgagttttttatttttcctaataatgtgagttaaataaaaacttcaaAGATACTAAGGTGACAGtacttgtattttatatataagtatgtttatatacaattaaacaaagataGTGAAATGCTATTTCTAAATCTGACATCTACTATTTTCGTAAAAAATTCTAATTCATCAAAACAAGTGTTTGTAAAAGTTTCCAATTTACTTAACACCAAATACACAAGCTCATTTTATGAACAAaatttttggtataaaatatcTTATTTACTTACAGCAGTGTGCAAAACAACTCAGAAAGACGAAATCTGTCCTCAGTATTTCATTCTGTATCATCCCGAAAATCTGTtagaaatacttttttatcaaattctataagaatatttatcggacaaaatttataaaaaagtaattagcAGACAATAATTATTATCTTATTATAAGAGACTGACAATATAATTTACGTTAGATATACATCtcttatgttttacatttgttgGAATTGAACATGGTCTGATAGGTATTTCTTAGCACCAGATCCTGTGcctttttacacaagaatcgtccgactctatgagcaccagatcaagGTCTGATCCTCGGAATTTGTTATATGTATTTTCACAATGTATTCTTTTTAGACCAAACAGTGAAAAAGacaattgattttaaacagttcGTCCCGCCATTTGACCACTCGATCAATTATATGTATTTGACCACTCGAtcaattatattaaaattaagaaaatatctgatttattgattttaaacagttcGTCCTGCCATATGAGCACTGGTTCAATTATTAGTTACCTCTTCAGCTTCTTTATACTTCCCGCAAGCCAACTTAGCTTGTCCATAGTTGAAATTAAAGTCGTCATCATTGTAAAGATATCCCTGTTTAAGCGTTTATGTTGTTATTATCAGgtgtattttgttgttgttgtatatcATGTAATGCAAGTGTGAAGGAAATTCTAAAAAAGGGAAGTCTCCTTTAAGATCACTAAAGCAAAtatgccagaagatctctttcacacttacAGTCCCTATGTATGGGTTTGCAATGAATGAGTAAGTGTTGTTTACTTATCCTCCCATGGCGGGACAATAATGGTCggtataacaggggtgttctgtttcatacaccttgtgccagcttacaagttaccacatatgtaacttatttatcctcttgtgTTAGAACCaggacagtggttataacacaggtgttctgtttcatgcacctcgtgtcCGTGGTGCatttttggacaacccattggtggtAGTGACAAGCCAAAAAAGTTTTAGGTTAGAGACATGCGCCCTAACCACTGTAGGACTGTGCCAGACAATTTATTGTCACAAATAAAGAATGCAATTAATGATATAGTAATAATGAgtaataaataagaaataagATTAATGGCTTACTTTAATACTGTCGAAGTAGTTAAGAGCTTGACGAAATTCTTTCCGAAGGAAACACGATGACATCATACACTGTCTTCCCAATACTGTGTCTGCATGAAAATATTGTAATGATATGATGTGTTCGTATGgtactttactgttttatatttttatgatttttatgttttgcgtgaaccgttgtgtttttaagagtTTGATCGCATGGTTTTGTTAAGTGACATTCAGTTTCCCCTTGGTTGTATTATCGGGTGCACGGGCCGATTGGCAATACAAGATATAAAACGTTACAATATATTGATTGAATAAACGTCacttatttatgtatataaagcCAGGCACTCCCAGCAGTTCTCCAacaaacaatcacctacaaagttacattcgtggttaCTTAGGCACAAgttgcatgaaacagaacacctgtgttataacgactgtaattGCCCtgtcatgtgaggataaataaacaagCTACATTTCTTTATTCAAGTTCATTCGTTCAATGCTACCACCTACCTCCTAAGTTGACAATATATTTGTAGCAATGAGCTGCTGAATTTATCAAATTTTTCTGTAATAAACACAACTTTGTTTAATCATAGTAATtagagaaaaaatattttgctcaTAGAATCCATGCTTTCTAATAAAGCAGGTTTTTATCTAcaatgtgttataaagactttcattttgctgttattttttttcgtttcttTGGGTAATTTGTTCTTTGGGGCGTACAACACAActttctggtcagtttcaatacaaacataacatatataactttcaATATCACTGAAGTTTGTTTCAGTAAAATAAGagaattttaataaagtaatattaaatttcaagACTTTGTCGTgtcatacatatatatatgagatgttttgtttatattgaaatttgGTCTTAGTTTTTGAAAAGATAAATCAAACCATAGGCGCCacacctggggtggcagggtgggcaggcctacCCTATAATTATCTAAACTGCAATAAGtcagatttgttttatagcGATGtagattttttggaaaaaatcaaACTGATATCATCCAGGTATAGTTATCCGTTATTCATCTTACGTCTCCTTCTTCTTGTCCCAGTGAAGCCATAGTAACGGCTTTTATCAAATATTCCTGTCCGTGTTTTGGGTCGTGTTGATGAAGTAGACCATATGCTTCCTTGTATTCACCTGGTAAGCAATGtaattatataacatatgaatgtaataaaaaatgtaatgtaattagggaaataaaaacattagaaCACAATAATCAGCCACACTATAAAACTCAAATGTCACACATGAGAcatacaaattataaaacctttgaTATATAATAAACCGGCAAGTAAATTCAAacttaagattttttttaaaattaaaaatagtacACATGCTAGTCATGTTACTTTGCAATGTCCTAGGGCAAGACACGGAATggtaattgttccaacccagtggtttcttatggattgtccaaattgtcagccatacacaaaacaaaaaataaaaatccttccaaaaaataatccaccataaagttacatacgtggtaactcataaacatgcacaaggtgtatgaaacagaaaacttgagttgtaacgactgttgaTGCCCTCCATGCAAGAGTAAATTACacgttacatttatatataccaCCTTGCTTTACTAAGAAGAGAGCTAAGTTCCATCTTGCCTCATGAATAACCCCCACAAGAGGGGGTAAAACTTGACGAGCGTTACGACCGTCACCAAATACAACCTtgaagtgttttaaaaatgtttattaaatatatatattactgctGTCAGGCATAATATAAACGTTTGGAGATTTCTGGCATAATTTAATACGAATTTCAACgatctataaaatataattacaaaacttggataaaaataaatatgccataaggttttgttttttcgcaaacttatatttattaaatgaacAAGATGTACAATGTATTGTTTCAATACCTTGTTATGTTGAATAACATCCGAACAACATAACGTTGAAGTTTTGATCGACCTTAGTTCTGCCTCTGCTGCCTTGCCGTTATAAAGGCGGAAAAATATACAAGCCCGTAGATTGCTGCATAAAACGCTGCCTGGGTGTTGCTGGAGGTACTCGGATAAATAATCCTGGATAAAAACACGTGGGAGAGAACGAatagtcagccatacataaaataaaaaaacaaactatcacccacaaagttacatacttggtaacttgtgggctggtacaaggtgtatgaaacagaacaaccgtattataagttataacgactatcgtttcaAGCAACacaagataaagtaagtaacattCCATCATTCAAACAAGACTGACTTTATGGCGAGAATTCTAACCTGTGCAACGTCATAATATTCCAGCTTAAAATAGCACATCGCTAAATAAACTTTTAGAGCAGCAAAGTTTCTGTAAAACATCTTATTTCAATAAAGTTGTCTCTATATTATTACATACAAATACTTGTCAAGATTTAAAAGAtgtttgaatgaattaatAGCTTCTTCATAGTTCCCTCTCATGAAATGTAGACTATAGTAGGAACATTTATCATCAATATCTTCTAATCTTGACATATGCACCATCATGTTTCTCTCCTTGTTTAGCTTCAAATAAAATCCGATGAATAATTTCTtatgctagtgaagaatcctcacCCTACATTATCTGCTAAACAATAACtgctaactactaacccataTACCTTTAAACTCTCTATAACCCTTTACTAATAAGTGCCAACCAACCACATAACCACCAACCAATAGCCCCTAACTACCAACTTCCAACACTTTCCACTCgcctaatatttaaaatacttgaGGATTCTTCATTATTGTCTAAACAGTTTCTCTTCTACCTTATCACATGACTAACCTTGTGACTGAGATGGAACAACAATCGAGATTGTAAAATTGAAAAGTTGTCTTGCTGTGCTGAATATAAAAAGGAGGTTTTGACTATTTCATATACTTAACTTCTTACTTTCCTAGCGATAACCAATATATATGCAGAATGTCTTCCACATGACTGAATAACTGACTAGCTTGCTGATGACGTATTACTTTCatactttgtaaatattttttttcttaccttCTCTTTTTTAACTGATGTGCCTATGTGCACTGGAAGCATACCATATTAgtatttaatgaataaatgcagCTTATTTATCCACACAGGTATTCTATGGAAGTTGTCATACCCCTTGTGTCCGGTTATGAATTACCAAATTATATGCTacttgtgagtgattattatttttttaatgcatata
This window contains:
- the LOC100176728 gene encoding intraflagellar transport protein 56-like, translated to MPVLDDFLDKRDYVGAITLLEFQRRCGKVVPHLNMWIAYCWFHLADYKKAYAIYKKMIEKTDCDPQALINLACCCMYLGLYDEAYTVLNTPQQDNFSILQSRLLFHLSHKLNKERNMMVHMSRLEDIDDKCSYYSLHFMRGNYEEAINSFKHLLNLDKNFAALKVYLAMCYFKLEYYDVAQDYLSEYLQQHPGSVLCSNLRACIFFRLYNGKAAEAELRSIKTSTLCCSDVIQHNKVVFGDGRNARQVLPPLVGVIHEARWNLALFLVKQGGEYKEAYGLLHQHDPKHGQEYLIKAVTMASLGQEEGDKNLINSAAHCYKYIVNLGDTVLGRQCMMSSCFLRKEFRQALNYFDSIKGYLYNDDDFNFNYGQAKLACGKYKEAEE